The following are encoded in a window of Arctopsyche grandis isolate Sample6627 chromosome 2, ASM5162203v2, whole genome shotgun sequence genomic DNA:
- the LOC143922720 gene encoding uncharacterized protein LOC143922720, with protein sequence MEDMVKNLIFRKPSQTYTCSPTSDTTYPCASCNDRFALKSSYERHINRPSAKITLFCKQCNAKLLFTNRCLLFMHMESHDNKEFKYSLADFTIEPIPVEMMKTYLIPVDDRTGPDDLLKKYGIASSSDEPKDEMMNTNLIPVAALTGPDDLSKKYGIASSSDEPKDEMMNTNLIPVAALTGPDDQLKKYGIASSSDEPKDEMMNTNLIPVAALTGPDDLLKKYGIASSIDEPKENNVQADCPKMDFSIVTEAEVAKILNIFKM encoded by the exons ATGGAGGACATGGTAAAGAACCTCATATTTAGAAAGCCTTCACAAACGTATACATGCTCTCCAACATCTGACACAACGTACCCGTGTGCAAGTTGTAATGATAG ATTCGCCTTGAAATCAAGTTACGAACGTCATATAAATCGGCCGAGTGCAAAAATAACGCTCTTTTGCAAGCAATGCAACGCCAAACTACTATTCACGAATCGATGCTTGTTGTTTATGCACATGGAATCGCATGATAACAAAGAGTTCAAGTATTCGTTGGCAGACTTCACCATCGAACCTATTCCAGTGGAAATGATGAAAACTTATTTAATTCCCGTTGATGATCGAACGGGACCCGATGATCTATTGAAGAAATATGGAATTGCGTCGTCTAGCGATGAACCGAAAGATGAAATGATGAACACTAATTTAATTCCCGTTGCTGCTCTAACTGGACCCGATGATCTATCGAAGAAATATGGAATCGCGTCGTCTAGCGATGAACCGAAAGATGAAATGATGAACACTAATTTAATTCCCGTTGCTGCTCTAACTGGACCCGATGATCAATTGAAGAAATATGGAATCGCGTCGTCTAGCGATGAACCGAAAGATGAAATGATGAACACTAATTTAATTCCCGTTGCTGCTCTAACTGGACCCGATGATCTATTGAAGAAATATGGAATCGCGTCGTCTATCGATGAACCGAAAGAAAATAAT GTTCAAGCAGACTGCCCAAAAATGGATTTCTCAATTGTCACAGAAGCAGAAgttgcaaaaattttaaatatatttaaaatgtaa